Proteins from one Lonchura striata isolate bLonStr1 chromosome 6, bLonStr1.mat, whole genome shotgun sequence genomic window:
- the AREL1 gene encoding apoptosis-resistant E3 ubiquitin protein ligase 1 isoform X4, with amino-acid sequence MFYIIGGITVSVVAFFFTIKFLFELAARIVSFLQHEDRERRGERTIYDYVRGNYLDPRSCKISWDWKDPYEVGHSMAFRVHLFYKNGQPFPAHRPVGLQVHICHVELAIDIPATQEALQEPNSNVVKVAFTVRRAGRYKITVKLGGLNVAYSPYYKVFQPGMVVPSKTKIVCHFSTLVLTCGQQHTLQIAPRDEYDNPTSNSVSLIDEHNYSLSIHELGPQEEESSDVVFEKSVVSNRQTCEVFFRLTLHSRGCFHACISYQSQPISNGDFDIIVLSENEKNIVERNVSTSGVSIYFEAYLYDAPSYTNTQWQLPPMHLSSSQRRPSTAIEDEDEDSPSDSQTPEKVKKPKKVYCYVSPKQFSVKEFYLKIIPWRLFTFRVCPGTKFSYLGPDPVHKLLTLVVDDGIQPPVELSCKERNILAATFIRSLHKNIGGSETFQDKVNFFQRELRQVHMKRPHSKVTLKVSRHCLLESSFKATRNFSVSDWSKNFEVIFQDEEALDWGGPRREWFELICKALFDTTSQLFTRFSDNNQALVHPNPGRPTYLRLKVYEFAGRLVGKCLYESSLGGAYKQLVRARFTRSFLAQIIGLRMHYKYFETDDPEFYKSKVCFILNNDVSEMDLVFAEEKYSKTGQLEKVVELVAGGAQVPVTNENKILYLNLLAQYRLANQVREEVDHFLKGLNELVPENLLAIFDENELELLMCGTGDISVCDFKAHAVVVGGSWHFREKVMRWFWTVVSSFTQEELARLLQFTTGSSQLPPGGFAALCPSFQIIAAPTHSTLPTAHTCFNQLCLPTYDSYEEVHKMLQLAISEGCEGFGML; translated from the exons TTATTCTATAAAAATGGGcaacccttccctgctcacCGGCCTGTGGGGTTGCAAGTTCACATCTGCCATGTGGAGTTAGCAATTGATATTCCTGCAACCCAGGAAGCTCTTCAAGAGCCCAATTCCAATGTGGTGAAAGTGGCTTTCACTGTGCGCAGGGCTGGGAGATACAAAATCACTGTAAAACTCGGTGGCTTGAATGTGGCCTACAGCCCCTACTACAAGGTTTTTCAGCCAG GAATGGTGGTTCCCTCCAAAACCAAAATTGTCTGCCATTTTTCCACTCTGGTGCTGAcctgtgggcagcagcacacTCTGCAGATAGCTCCCAGAGATGAGTATGACAATCCCACCAGCAATTCTGTGTCCTTGATAGATGAGCACAATTACAGCCTTTCCATCCATGAG CTGGGGCCTCAAGAAGAAGAGAGCTCTGATGTGGTGTTTGAGAAGTCTGTAGTGTCCAATCGGCAGACTTGTGAGGTGTTCTTCCGACTCACCCTGCACTCCAGGGGATGTTTCCATGCCTGCATCTCCTATCAGAGCCAGCCCATAAGCAATGGTGATTTTGACATCATTGTTCTAAGTG AGAATGAAAAGAACATTGTAGAACGCAATGTGTCCACCTCAGGTGTCAGTATTTATTTTGAAGCTTACCTTTACGATGCTCCTAGTTATACCAACACTCAGTGGCAACTTCCACCAATGCACCTGAGCTCCTCCCAGCGCCGTCCTTCTACTGCAAttgaggatgaagatgaagattcTCCTTCTGACAGCCAGACCCCTGAGAAAGTGAAGAAGCCTAAAAAAGTGTACTGCTATGTGTCACCTAAG CAATTCTCAGTGAAAGAATTTTACCTGAAGATCATTCCATGGCGCCTTTTCACCTTTAGAGTGTGCCCTGGCACAAAG TTTTCATACCTTGGTCCTGATCCTGTGCACAAATTACTGACACTGGTGGTGGATGATGGGATCCAACCCCCTGTGGAGCTCAGCTGCAAGGAGAGGAACATCTTGGCAGCCACTTTCATTCGGTCTCTGCATAAAAACATAG GAGGCTCTGAAACCTTCCAAGACAAAGTGAACTTCTTTCAGCGAGAGCTGCGTCAGGTACATATGAAAAGACCTCATTCGAAGGTCACGCTGAAGGTCAGCCgccactgcctgctggagtCG TCATTTAAAGCAACACgaaatttttctgtttctgactGGAGTAAAAACTTTGAAGTGATTTTTCAGGATGAAGAAG ctCTGGACTGGGGAGGCCCACGAAGAGAGTGGTTTGAGCTCATTTGTAAGGCATTGTTTGATACCACCAGTCAACTGTTTACCCGCTTTAGTGATAACAACCAGGCCTTG GTGCATCCAAATCCAGGGCGTCCCACATATTTACGGCTCAAAGTCTATGAATTTGCGGGCCGCCTGGTAGGGAAGTGTCTTTATGAGTCATCTCTGGGAGGGGCTTACAAACAACTGGTTCGAGCTCGTTTCACTCGATCCTTCCTGGCTCAGATCATAGGACTTCGTATGCATTACAAG TATTTTGAAACAGATGACCCAGAATTCTATAAATCCAAAGTGTGCTTCATACTGAACAATGATGTGAGTGAGATGGATCTGGTCTTTGCTGAAGAGAAGTATAGTAAAACAGGACAGCTGGAGAAG GTGGTAGAACTAGTGGCAGGAGGGGCTCAAGTACCAGTGAccaatgaaaacaaaatcttgTACCTAAATCTGCTTGCACAGTACAGGCTGGCAAATCAGGTTAGAGAGGAGGTGGATCACTTCCTGAAAG GCCTTAATGAATTAGTTCCTGAGAACCTCCTGGCTATTTTTGATGAGAATGAGCTCGAG CTGCTTATGTGTGGTACTGGAGATATCAGTGTCTGTGACTTCAAGGCACATGCTGTAGTGGTAGGAGGATCTTGGCACTTCCGTGAGAAG GTCATGAGGTGGTTTTGGACTGTGGTCTCCAGTTTCACACAGGAAGAGCTGGCCAGGCTTTTGCAGTTCACTACTGGTtcctcccagctgcccccaggaGGGTTTGCTGCACTCTGTCCATCTTTCCAGATCATTGCAGCTCCAACTCACAGTACTTTGCCGACAGCCCACACTTG ttTTAACCAGCTGTGCCTCCCTACTTACGACTCCTATGAAGAAGTGCACAAGATGCTGCAGCTAGCTATCAGCGAGGGTTGTGAGGGATTTGGCATGCTGTGA